A single genomic interval of Rhododendron vialii isolate Sample 1 chromosome 3a, ASM3025357v1 harbors:
- the LOC131318527 gene encoding eukaryotic translation initiation factor 5B-like — protein sequence MGRKKPTARDDEIQDGGGKSRKKAVVVDDDEYSIGTELSEEQQVQDEKIAPVGGKKKGKNGASKNSQQKDEDVEKEDEDDDDAPAVQFAGKKKSRSKKSGSSTSFSSSSFGLLGEVDDDDDDESAVTRDNDDGVDSDDDDEPVVSFSGKNKSSKSGKGNSNRVRASAFGAIADDDEEGGDAIDNSVTEKQSDFDDDVVISFSGKKKHSKSNKKSSASVSAGSGIDELDCGGETKDEVKEEEEEDDGDVAAISFSGKKKWSSSSSKKSSEIYSDALIDEETEEGTSFTNDDSANLDEHTSEVMFYGKKKSSKKKSNSVFSALESRLGDESNVDPGEPSVVVYGKEADDSKTNKRVIEDVVETSKNKKKKKKSGRTAQEEDDLDKLLGEPGEGSTVAKPAPAPPPPPPQENKVQTQLESLGLVDASLEKEAEEEGGVESAAAKKKKKKKEKEREKKAAAAAAAATTPAEELRQEKQEDANNETKGKATDKKVPKHVREMQERLARLKELEEKKKREEEEKLRKEEEERRRQEELERLAEEKKRLRKEKEKEKLQKKKLEGKLLTGKQKEEVRRLEAMRNQILVNAGGLPVAAGAPTKRPKYQTKKKTHNSQANGVASEKASESTEAMEDQQESVAEVESLEIEGVQEVETVNVEEKAEVVTDVVEENVIEEDDDEDEWDAKSWDEADLNLPGTSAFADEEDESEPEHVGKKEASTSKAAVVAPKVTTTLPVKSLDGDSKKSRPEADSVDTNKGKEPKCKKEPQTPDAQRNQSEADLRSPICCIMGHVDTGKTKLLDCIRGTNVQEGEAGGITQQIGATYFPAVNIRERTKELKADAKLKVPGLLVIDTPGHESFTNLRSRGSGLCDIAILVVDIMHGLEPQTIESLNLLKMRNTEFIVALNKVDRLYGWKSCRNAPIVKTMKQQSKDVQLEFNMRVTQVITQFKEQGLNTELYYKNKEMGETFSIVPTSAISGEGIPDLLLLLVQWTQKTMVEKLTFSNEVQCTVLEVKVIEGHGTTIDVVLVNGVLHEGDQIVVCGMQVPIVTTIRALLTPHPMKELRVKGTYLHHKEIKAAQGIKINAQGLEHAIAGTGLYVVGPNDDLEDIKESAMEDMKSVLSRIDKSGEGVCVQASTLGSLEALLEFLKSPAVKIPVSCISIGPVHKKDVMKASVMLEKKKEFATILAFDVKVTPEARELADEAGVKIFIADIIYHLFDQFKAYIDNLKEEKKKEASEEAVFPCVLRIMPNCVFNNKDPIVLGVDVVEGIAKVGTPICIPQREFIDIGRIASIENNHKPVDYAKKGQKVAIKIVGSNSEEQQRMFGRHFEMEDELVSHISRKSIDVLKTNYRDDLSIEEWRLLAKLKNLFKIQ from the exons ATGGGGAGAAAGAAGCCTACCGCACGTGATGATGAGATTCAGGACGGTGGAGGGAAATCGAGGAAGAAGGCGGTGGTAGTTGACGACGATGAGTACTCCATAGGAACGGAATTATCTGAGGAACAGCAGGTTCAAGACGAAAAAATCGCACCAGTTGGTGGAAAGAAGAAGGGTAAGAACGGAGCTTCTAAGAATTCACAGCAGAAAGACGAGGATGTAGAAAAAGAAGacgaggatgatgatgatgcaCCAGCTGTACAATTTGCGGGGAAGAAGAAGTCTAGATCCAAAAAGAGTGGGAGCAGCACTTCGTTTAGCTCTTCGAGCTTTGGGTTGCTTGGAGAGgtggacgacgacgacgacgacgagtcTGCAGTTACACGTGATAATGATGATGGTGTTGACAGTGACGATGATGATGAGCCTGTAGTATCTTTTTCTGGGAAGAATAAGTCATCTAAGTCGGGAAAAGGTAATAGTAACAGGGTGAGGGCGTCTGCTTTTGGTGCAATTGCGGATGATGACGAGGAAGGTGGGGACGCTATTGATAACTCAGTAACGGAGAAGCAATCTGATTTCGATGACGATGTGGTTATTTCTTTTTCGGGGAAGAAAAAACATTCTAAATCCAATAAGAAGAGCAGTGCCAGTGTGTCCGCTGGTTCTGGTATTGATGAGCTTGATTGCGGGGGAGAAACCAAGGATGaagtaaaagaagaagaagaagaagatgatggtgATGTTGCTGCAATAAGTTTCTCTGGTAAAAAGAAGTGGTCTTCAAGTTCTTCAAAGAAGAGTAGTGAAATCTATAGTGATGCTTTAATTGATGAAGAAACTGAGGAGGGCACATCTTTTACAAATGATGACTCTGCCAATCTGGATGAACATACATCAGAAGTTATGTTTTACGGCAAAAAGAAGTCATCCAAAAAGAAGAGTAATAGTGTTTTCAGTGCGCTTGAATCTAGGCTTGGAGATGAATCAAATGTGGACCCAGGAGAGCCTAGTGTGGTTGTTTATGGTAAAGAAGCTGATGAttccaaaactaacaaacgggTGATTGAAGATGTTGTAGAAACttcaaagaacaaaaagaagaagaagaagagtgggAGGACTGCTCAAGAAGAGGACGACTTAGATAAACTTCTGGGAGAGCCCGGTGAAGGGAGTACTGTGGCAAAACCAGCTccagctcctcctcctcctcctccacaaGAGAATAAAGTTCAGACTCAGCTTGAATCTCTTGGTTTGGTTGATGCTTCACTTGAAAAGGAAGCTGAAGAAGAAGGAGGTGTGGAATCTGCTGctgcaaagaagaagaaaaagaagaaagaaaaagagagagagaagaaggcgGCTGCAGCGGCTGCGGCTGCAACTACACCGGCAGAGGAATTAAGGCAAGAAAAACAGGAAGATGcaaacaatgaaacaaaaggaaaagcaaCAGATAAGAAAGTCCCAAAGCATGTAAGGGAGATGCAGGAGAGGCTGGCTAGGCTTAAGGAattggaggaaaagaagaagagggaagaagaggagaagttaaggaaggaagaggaagagcgAAGGAGGCAGGAGGAACTCGAAAGGCTAGCCGAAGAGAAGAAGCGtttgagaaaggaaaaggaaaaggagaaacTTCAGAAGAAGAAACTGGAAGGAAAGCTATTAACTGGGAAACAAAAGGAAGAAGTGCGGCGACTGGAGGCAATGAGGAACCAAATACTTGTTAATGCCGGAGGTTTGCCCGTTGCTGCTGGTGCTCCCACAAAACGACCCAAGtatcaaacaaagaaaaaaacacataacTCTCAAGCAAATGGCGTGGCCTCTGAAAAGGCATCTGAAAGCACAGAAGCAATGGAGGATCAGCAGGAATCTGTGGCTGAGGTTGAGTCCTTGGAAATAGAGGGGGTTCAGGAAGTGGAGACCGTGAATGTGGAGGAGAAAGCAGAAGTTGTTACTGATGTGGTTGAAGAGAATGTaattgaagaagatgatgatgaagacGAATGGGATGCAAAGAGTTGGGATGAAGCTGATCTTAATCTGCCTGGTACAAGTGCCTTTGCCGATGAAGAGGATGAATCTGAGCCTGAACATGTGGGTAAGAAGGAGGCTTCAACTTCAAAGGCAGCAGTTGTTGCCCCCAAAGTTACCACAACCTTACCTGTTAAATCTCTTGATGGTGATAGTAAGAAAAGCCGGCCTGAGGCAGATTCTGTGGATACAAATAAGGGTAAAGAACCAAAATGCAAGAAGGAACCGCAAACTCCGGATGCTCAGCGTAACCAGAGTGAAGCTGACCTCCGATCCCCAATTTGCTGCATTATGGGTCATGTTGATACGGGAAAAACCAAGCTGCTTGATTGTATCAGAGGCACTAATGTTCAGGAAGGTGAAGCCGGAGGGATTACTCAACAAATTGGTGCAACGTATTTTCCGGCTGTGAACATACGGGAGAGAACAAAGGAACTGAAAGCTGATGCGAAGCTAAAGGTCCCAGGTCTTTTAGTTATCGATACCCCTGGCCACGAATCGTTCACTAATTTAAGGTCCCGGGGTTCAGGTTTATGTGACATTGCAATCTTGGTCGTTGATATAATGCATGGCCTAGAACCACAGACTATTGAATCACTCAATCTTCTGAAAATGAGGAATACAGAGTTTATTGTGGCATTGAACAAG GTGGACCGACTTTATGGGTGGAAATCTTGCCGGAATGCACCAATTGTTAAGACAATGAAGCAACAATCAAAAGATGTTCAACTTGAATTTAATATGAGGGTCACTCAG GTTATTACTCAGTTCAAGGAACAAGGATTAAATACTGAGTTGtattacaaaaataaggaaatgGGGGAAACGTTCAGTATAGTACCCACAAGCGCAATCAG TGGTGAAGGCATTCCCGATTTGCTGTTATTGTTAGTCCAATGGACTCAGAAGACAATGGTAGAGAAGCTAACATTCAGTAATGAAGTGCAG TGTACGGTCTTGGAGGTTAAGGTTATTGAAGGCCACGGGACAACAATTGACGTAGTGTTAGTTAATGGTGTGCTTCACGAAGGAGATCAAATTGTTGTTTGTGGCATGCAG GTACCTATTGTCACCACAATTCGAGCATTACTGACCCCCCACCCAATGAAGGAACTCCGTGTTAAG GGAACTTATCTGCATCACAAAGAAATCAAGGCCGCTCAGGGTATCAAGATTAATGCACAG ggcCTGGAGCACGCAATTGCTGGCACCGGTCTGTATGTGGTGGGGCCTAATGATGATTTAGAAGACATCAAGGAATCAGCCATGGAAGATATGAAATCAGTATTGAGCAGGATTGATAAAAGTGGGGAGGGAGTGTGCGTTCAGGCCTCTACTCTAGGATCATTAGAAGCATTACTGGAGTTTTTGAAGTCTCCAGCTGTAAAAATACCCGTTAGTTGTATCAGCATAGGCCCAGTGCATAAGAAGGATGTCATGAAGGCTAGTGTTATGCTTGAGAAGAAAAAGGAGTTTGCTACGATCTTGGCTTTCGATGTTAAAGTGACGCCGGAGGCTCGGGAACTTGCGGATGAAGCTGGTGTTAAGATTTTCATTGCTGATATCATTTATCACTTGTTTGATCAGTTTAAGGCCTACATTGATAATCTtaaggaagaaaagaagaaagaagcttCTGAAGAGGCAGTCTTCCCATGTGTTCTCAGGATTATGCCAAACTGTGTTTTTAACAATAAGGACCCCATTGTTTTGGGGGTTGATGTTGTTGAAGGAATTGCTAAG GTTGGAACTCCAATTTGTATACCACAGAGGGAGTTTATTGATATTGGTCGAATTGCTTCCATTGAGAATAACCATAAGCCAGTTGATTATGCAAAGAAAGGCCAAAAGGTGGCCATTA